One Prosthecobacter sp. SYSU 5D2 genomic window carries:
- a CDS encoding SUMF1/EgtB/PvdO family nonheme iron enzyme produces the protein MSDHHPLTSAFFALVALPGLSLAAAPKVDFNTQVKPVLEAACTHCHGAEKDKGDFRLHTKEDMIKGNENGPGLTAGDLKKSAVYTTLILPHDDDMVMPPEKEGLLAPNQIEVIKGWIEQGAEWPAGVTLEVTPRIDFVKNIQPILEQNCVTCHNPDKDKGDWILSTKKEAFETGENAPNIVAFDPAKSALYHLTALAEDEDDLMPPAKSGGPLKKEEIAMLKSWIEQGAVWPDDVKLKAKEKGADPTNNPDTLELVKKIHAKIVATAQEKTEAEMKSYDTKVPKTGAPYSMVVIPSGEYLLGSPASEADRADDEGPQVKVKVKPFWMGKYEVTWDEYEPFQLTAEGRNKDGSRKVWSPDDKPEDLISQPTPPYQPMDFGMGRNGFPAICMTQHAANKYCQWLSAQTGHFYRLPTEAEWEYAARAGTTTAYFFGDDVKDLGEYAWYFDNAPNFQYSLVGKKKPNPWGLYDILGNVCEWTLDQYKEDTYAAWADKSISSDQWVKSTTPYPHTTRGGTYDDDAEFLRIASRRASEPAWKQQDPQLPKSIWYLTDATWLGFRIVRPLEIPTVEEMYSAWNNGVARE, from the coding sequence ATGTCTGACCACCACCCTTTGACCTCTGCCTTCTTCGCCCTCGTTGCGTTGCCCGGACTTTCCCTGGCTGCCGCCCCGAAGGTGGATTTCAACACCCAGGTGAAACCCGTTCTTGAGGCGGCCTGTACGCACTGCCATGGCGCTGAAAAGGACAAGGGCGACTTCCGGCTCCATACGAAGGAAGACATGATCAAGGGCAACGAAAACGGCCCCGGCCTCACCGCTGGCGACCTCAAAAAAAGCGCCGTTTACACCACTCTCATCCTCCCGCATGACGACGACATGGTCATGCCACCGGAAAAGGAAGGCCTGCTGGCCCCGAACCAGATTGAGGTCATCAAAGGCTGGATCGAGCAAGGTGCCGAGTGGCCTGCCGGTGTGACCCTGGAGGTGACTCCCCGCATTGATTTCGTCAAAAACATCCAGCCCATCCTGGAGCAAAACTGCGTCACCTGCCATAACCCCGACAAGGACAAAGGCGACTGGATCCTCAGCACTAAAAAGGAAGCTTTCGAGACCGGCGAAAACGCGCCCAATATCGTTGCCTTCGACCCCGCCAAAAGTGCTCTTTACCACCTCACCGCCCTCGCTGAAGACGAGGACGACCTCATGCCTCCAGCGAAGAGCGGCGGGCCTTTGAAGAAGGAGGAGATCGCCATGCTGAAAAGCTGGATTGAGCAGGGGGCGGTCTGGCCCGATGACGTCAAACTCAAGGCCAAGGAAAAAGGTGCCGATCCCACCAACAATCCAGACACCCTGGAACTGGTGAAAAAGATCCACGCCAAGATCGTCGCCACCGCCCAGGAGAAGACCGAGGCCGAGATGAAGTCCTACGACACCAAGGTCCCCAAGACCGGTGCCCCATACTCCATGGTCGTCATCCCCAGCGGCGAATACCTCCTCGGCAGCCCCGCCAGCGAGGCTGACCGTGCCGATGACGAAGGCCCGCAGGTGAAGGTCAAAGTGAAGCCCTTCTGGATGGGCAAATACGAAGTCACCTGGGACGAATACGAGCCCTTCCAGCTCACCGCCGAAGGCCGGAATAAAGACGGCAGCCGCAAGGTCTGGTCCCCGGATGACAAGCCGGAGGACCTCATCTCCCAGCCCACGCCGCCTTATCAGCCCATGGATTTCGGCATGGGCCGCAATGGTTTCCCCGCCATCTGCATGACCCAGCACGCGGCGAACAAATACTGCCAGTGGCTCAGCGCGCAGACCGGCCACTTCTACCGCCTTCCCACCGAGGCCGAGTGGGAATACGCCGCCCGCGCCGGCACCACCACCGCCTACTTCTTTGGCGATGACGTCAAAGACCTTGGCGAATACGCCTGGTATTTCGATAACGCCCCGAACTTCCAGTATAGCCTCGTCGGCAAGAAGAAGCCGAATCCCTGGGGCCTCTATGACATCCTGGGCAATGTCTGCGAATGGACGCTGGACCAGTACAAAGAGGACACTTACGCCGCCTGGGCTGATAAAAGCATCTCCAGCGACCAGTGGGTGAAATCCACCACCCCGTATCCCCACACCACCCGTGGCGGCACCTATGATGACGACGCCGAGTTCCTCCGCATCGCCTCCCGCCGCGCCTCCGAGCCCGCCTGGAAGCAGCAGGACCCGCAGCTCCCCAAGAGCATCTGGTACCTGACCGATGCCACCTGGCTCGGCTTCCGCATCGTCCGACCCCTGGAGATCCCCACCGTCGAGGAAATGTACTCCGCCTGGAACAACGGCGTCGCCCGCGAATAG
- a CDS encoding AarF/UbiB family protein has product MKIEPLARLERHAKRLGEIAGVLGKYGLADLFGGFDYPWLNKRLLSSDGQMLSDMTTPARVRLAMTELGTTFIKLGQMLSTRPDLVGLEMADELAELQSNVPAEGVESARAIILADLGRPLEELYAEFETVPLAAASIAQVYAARLHTGERVVVKVRRGGIEKKATTDLEIVQAMAELMEKHSPALRPYQPVAIVRQFRKALLREMDFTYEKRNIEEFTQHFAGDPTVRIPAVHAELCSHQIITMERLDGISGTDIEALRACGEDLAEFAKRGANMYLEMVFRDGFYHADPHPGNLMMLPGCVVGVIDCGQVGRIDDELRDEVETLLLAIVENDSTQVTEQVLSLGSVPPDFNRERLRTDLDDFMADYVGHPLSEINVGHALTSLIEIIRRYHITLPPPLAVLLKTIIVLEGTSRRFNPELSLAELMQPFCQRMVLRRLSPKRMVRRVRRTYRDWDRLISALPRDLTDLLARFRDGTLTVHLDHRHLDPIVNRLVLGVLTAAIFLGSSQLWSSEAKPLLWGVSVFGALGYVVSVYLGWRLLRAIRKSGNIDSRD; this is encoded by the coding sequence ATGAAGATTGAACCGCTCGCCCGACTGGAACGCCACGCGAAACGCCTGGGGGAGATTGCAGGGGTGCTGGGCAAGTATGGGCTGGCGGATCTTTTTGGCGGCTTTGACTATCCCTGGTTGAACAAGCGGCTGCTGAGCTCTGACGGACAGATGCTGTCTGATATGACGACTCCGGCGCGAGTGCGGCTGGCGATGACGGAACTGGGGACGACCTTTATCAAGCTGGGGCAGATGCTGAGCACGCGGCCTGACCTGGTGGGGCTGGAGATGGCGGACGAACTGGCGGAACTGCAATCGAATGTGCCTGCGGAGGGTGTGGAGTCGGCAAGGGCTATCATCCTGGCGGATCTGGGGCGGCCGCTGGAGGAACTGTATGCGGAATTTGAAACGGTGCCGCTGGCGGCGGCGTCCATTGCGCAGGTGTATGCGGCGCGCCTGCATACGGGGGAGCGGGTGGTGGTGAAGGTGAGGCGGGGTGGAATCGAGAAGAAGGCGACGACGGACCTGGAGATTGTACAGGCGATGGCGGAGCTGATGGAAAAGCACTCCCCTGCCCTGCGGCCGTATCAGCCGGTGGCGATTGTGCGGCAGTTCCGCAAGGCGCTGCTGCGGGAGATGGACTTCACGTATGAGAAGCGGAACATCGAAGAGTTCACGCAACATTTTGCGGGAGACCCGACGGTGCGCATCCCGGCGGTGCATGCGGAGCTGTGCTCGCACCAGATCATCACGATGGAGCGGCTGGACGGGATTTCAGGGACGGACATTGAGGCGCTGCGGGCCTGCGGAGAGGACCTGGCGGAATTTGCGAAACGAGGCGCAAACATGTATCTGGAGATGGTGTTCCGGGACGGCTTTTACCATGCGGATCCGCACCCAGGAAATCTGATGATGCTGCCAGGCTGTGTGGTAGGGGTGATTGACTGCGGGCAGGTGGGGCGCATTGACGATGAGCTGCGAGATGAGGTAGAAACGCTGCTGCTGGCGATTGTGGAGAATGACTCCACGCAGGTGACGGAGCAGGTGCTGAGCCTCGGCTCGGTGCCGCCGGACTTTAACCGGGAGCGGCTGCGCACGGACCTGGATGACTTCATGGCGGACTATGTGGGGCATCCGCTGAGCGAGATCAATGTGGGCCATGCGCTGACATCGCTCATCGAGATCATCCGGCGCTACCACATCACCCTGCCGCCGCCGCTGGCGGTGCTGCTGAAGACGATCATTGTGCTGGAAGGTACAAGCCGCCGGTTTAATCCCGAGCTGAGCCTGGCGGAGCTGATGCAGCCTTTCTGTCAACGGATGGTTTTGCGGCGGCTTTCTCCTAAACGGATGGTTAGGCGGGTGCGGCGGACGTATCGCGACTGGGACCGGCTGATCAGTGCGCTGCCGCGAGATCTGACGGATCTGCTGGCGCGGTTTCGCGACGGGACACTAACCGTTCATCTGGACCATCGGCACCTGGACCCGATTGTGAACCGGCTGGTGCTCGGGGTGCTCACAGCGGCGATTTTTCTGGGGTCATCCCAACTGTGGAGCAGCGAAGCGAAACCGCTGCTGTGGGGGGTATCTGTCTTTGGGGCACTGGGGTATGTGGTGAGTGTTTATCTCGGATGGCGGCTGCTGAGGGCGATCCGGAAATCGGGGAACATTGATTCGAGGGATTGA
- a CDS encoding right-handed parallel beta-helix repeat-containing protein, whose translation MKISFLPLCVFFGLCQVLPAAVTLRSLGATGDGTTDDRRALEAAFAKSAGQPVDGEGLTYAVRGSVQVRTGVDLRNATIRQTLTGLDTTKWLRSAGNTLTPEVTPPDALRSMVNGVPLMRHDGVATYAEDPVVTGAELEAMREMLNIRTLFIYGEVGKPVPVKLEKVKILMGEDAEAGMHSNSAAVFIRYASPVTLKDVEVTGKGKGAGMFIHACQKVRMDGVYIHDLLWAPYRGDVAFSAEVLGRDFGWNNSPIYDFDERAGRFIRVRVQEQLTGLTLGDCANVEILNTRVERIGSIVDGEFLPWQADAMTISGVKGLVMRDCEISQAWEGIDFTGQGVDGFIQENIHIRDTFAYGFKYAHPQKNGKVINCTSERADYRSFTIGAECENIEFINCAALETGLHGRWVREGRARNGIAGFDLSFDEGHSPRNITLRDCRAENVAYPKTMEVGFSTSDRAQKAELNIRLINPTVIGATLREVDGFKVEQ comes from the coding sequence ATGAAAATCTCCTTCCTTCCTCTCTGTGTGTTTTTTGGACTGTGCCAGGTTCTGCCTGCGGCGGTGACCCTGCGGTCTCTGGGCGCAACGGGCGACGGGACGACGGATGACCGGAGGGCTCTGGAGGCGGCCTTTGCCAAGAGCGCCGGGCAGCCGGTGGATGGAGAGGGGCTGACGTATGCGGTGAGAGGATCTGTGCAGGTGCGGACCGGAGTGGACCTGCGGAATGCGACGATCCGGCAGACACTGACCGGCCTGGATACCACGAAGTGGCTCCGCTCCGCCGGGAATACCCTGACGCCGGAGGTAACACCGCCGGACGCGCTGCGCAGCATGGTCAACGGGGTGCCTCTGATGCGCCATGACGGCGTGGCCACGTATGCGGAAGATCCGGTGGTGACCGGGGCGGAGCTGGAGGCGATGCGGGAGATGCTAAACATCCGGACGCTGTTCATTTACGGGGAGGTCGGGAAGCCGGTGCCCGTGAAGCTGGAGAAAGTAAAGATCCTCATGGGCGAGGATGCGGAGGCGGGCATGCACTCGAACTCGGCGGCGGTTTTTATTCGTTATGCCAGCCCGGTGACGCTGAAAGACGTGGAGGTGACTGGAAAAGGCAAGGGCGCGGGCATGTTCATCCATGCCTGCCAGAAGGTGCGGATGGACGGGGTTTACATCCATGACCTGCTTTGGGCCCCCTACCGGGGAGATGTGGCCTTCAGCGCAGAGGTACTGGGGCGGGACTTCGGCTGGAACAACAGCCCCATCTATGACTTTGACGAAAGGGCGGGCCGGTTCATCCGCGTGCGGGTCCAGGAGCAGCTCACGGGACTGACCCTGGGAGACTGCGCAAATGTTGAGATTCTGAACACGCGTGTTGAGCGGATCGGCAGCATTGTTGATGGGGAATTCCTGCCCTGGCAAGCAGATGCCATGACCATCTCCGGCGTCAAGGGACTGGTCATGCGGGATTGTGAGATCAGCCAGGCTTGGGAGGGCATTGATTTTACCGGCCAGGGAGTGGACGGGTTTATCCAGGAAAACATCCACATCCGCGACACCTTTGCCTACGGCTTCAAGTACGCGCATCCGCAAAAAAACGGCAAGGTGATCAATTGCACCTCCGAGCGGGCGGATTACCGCAGTTTTACCATCGGGGCAGAGTGTGAGAACATCGAGTTTATCAACTGTGCCGCGCTGGAAACTGGGCTGCATGGCCGCTGGGTGCGGGAGGGACGGGCAAGAAATGGGATTGCCGGTTTTGATCTGAGTTTTGATGAAGGGCATTCGCCCAGGAACATCACGTTGCGGGACTGCCGGGCGGAAAATGTGGCCTATCCAAAAACGATGGAGGTGGGCTTTTCCACAAGTGACCGGGCACAAAAGGCGGAACTGAACATCCGGCTGATCAACCCCACGGTCATTGGAGCGACTTTAAGGGAGGTGGATGGGTTTAAAGTGGAGCAGTGA
- a CDS encoding class I SAM-dependent methyltransferase produces the protein MSTEAPNNKSLTGYYRWHARIYDLTRWAFLFGRHKIIRQAAALAGEPGRVLEIGCGTGKNLVHLAEAFPKAQITGLDLSADMLERARPKVAKYGERVKLMHQAYEGPVGGEAKFDLIVFSYSLTMINPGYDEVLRQCQKDLSERGMVAVVDFHESRWRWFQRWMGVNHVRMEGQVLDCLRHHFQPLVCQVHHGYGDLWRYVMFLGRKAG, from the coding sequence ATGAGCACGGAAGCGCCTAACAACAAGTCTCTCACAGGCTATTATCGCTGGCATGCGCGGATCTATGATCTGACGCGCTGGGCCTTCCTGTTTGGCCGGCACAAGATCATCAGACAGGCGGCGGCGCTGGCGGGGGAGCCGGGGAGGGTCCTGGAGATCGGCTGCGGGACGGGAAAGAACTTGGTGCACCTGGCGGAGGCTTTTCCGAAGGCGCAGATCACCGGCCTGGACCTGTCCGCCGACATGCTGGAGCGGGCACGGCCAAAAGTGGCCAAATACGGAGAGCGGGTGAAGCTGATGCACCAGGCCTATGAGGGACCGGTGGGTGGCGAAGCGAAGTTTGACCTGATCGTTTTCAGCTACTCGCTAACGATGATCAATCCCGGGTATGATGAGGTTTTAAGGCAGTGCCAGAAGGATCTGAGCGAGCGCGGAATGGTGGCGGTGGTGGACTTTCATGAAAGCCGCTGGCGGTGGTTTCAACGCTGGATGGGGGTGAACCACGTGCGCATGGAGGGCCAGGTGCTGGACTGCCTGAGGCATCACTTTCAGCCGCTGGTGTGTCAGGTACACCATGGCTACGGGGACCTGTGGCGGTATGTGATGTTTTTGGGGCGAAAGGCGGGGTGA
- a CDS encoding BtaA family protein, with amino-acid sequence MVVSAPRSKPPFVQKAHDAIFNRVHGGNLVYNMCWEDPRLDREMMELKPESRVVMITSAGCNALDYLLDAPAQIHAVDMNPRQNALLQLKLAMIQRGNFEDLFRLFGSGSHADFKRVLRELDGTLHPFAKKYWDAKHYYFQASPMNPSFYYRGTAGQMAWIALQTFFRSGRVRDYVEALLHAKSLDEQKRLYEHVKPALWNGLVSWLVRQPMAMTMLGVPRAQIRLIETQFPGGLTGFIQSKMEQVLTEVSFQDNYFWRGYLTGYYTRECCPNYLKEEHQPLMQALGERITTHSTTVANFLRENPAAYSHYVLLDHQDWLAAHQPQALEEEWRLILENSRAGTRILMRSASPVIDFIPDFALERLKLNRPVAEALHLKDRVGTYGCTLLADVTA; translated from the coding sequence ATGGTTGTCAGCGCTCCCCGATCCAAGCCGCCCTTTGTGCAAAAGGCACATGATGCCATTTTCAACCGGGTGCATGGGGGGAACCTGGTGTATAACATGTGCTGGGAGGACCCGAGGCTGGACCGGGAGATGATGGAGCTGAAGCCGGAGAGCCGGGTGGTGATGATCACCAGCGCGGGATGCAATGCGCTGGACTATCTGCTGGATGCCCCGGCGCAGATCCATGCGGTGGACATGAACCCGCGCCAAAATGCCCTGCTGCAACTGAAGCTGGCGATGATCCAGAGGGGGAATTTTGAGGACCTGTTCCGGCTTTTTGGCAGCGGCAGCCATGCGGATTTTAAACGGGTGCTGAGGGAGCTGGACGGGACGCTGCATCCCTTTGCCAAAAAGTATTGGGATGCGAAGCACTACTATTTCCAGGCGTCGCCGATGAACCCCTCCTTTTATTACCGGGGGACGGCGGGGCAGATGGCTTGGATCGCTTTGCAGACGTTTTTCAGGAGTGGGCGGGTGCGGGACTATGTGGAGGCGCTGCTGCATGCGAAGAGTCTGGATGAACAGAAGCGGCTGTATGAGCATGTGAAACCGGCGCTGTGGAACGGGCTGGTGTCCTGGCTGGTACGGCAGCCGATGGCGATGACGATGCTGGGGGTACCGAGGGCGCAGATCAGGCTGATCGAGACACAGTTTCCGGGCGGGCTGACGGGCTTCATCCAGTCAAAAATGGAGCAGGTACTGACGGAGGTTTCGTTTCAGGACAACTACTTCTGGCGGGGCTACCTAACAGGTTATTATACAAGAGAGTGCTGCCCGAATTATTTGAAGGAAGAGCACCAGCCGCTGATGCAGGCGCTGGGAGAGAGGATCACCACGCACAGCACGACGGTGGCGAATTTTCTGCGGGAGAACCCGGCCGCCTATTCACACTACGTGCTGCTGGACCATCAGGACTGGCTGGCGGCGCACCAGCCGCAGGCGCTGGAGGAGGAGTGGCGGCTGATCCTGGAAAACAGCCGGGCGGGCACGCGCATCCTGATGCGGTCGGCGAGCCCGGTGATTGATTTCATCCCAGACTTTGCGCTGGAACGGCTTAAGCTGAACCGGCCAGTGGCGGAGGCGCTGCATTTGAAGGACCGGGTGGGGACCTATGGCTGCACCCTTTTGGCAGATGTCACGGCATGA